A window from Ureaplasma parvum serovar 3 str. ATCC 27815 encodes these proteins:
- the ureC gene encoding urease subunit alpha — protein sequence MFKISRKNYSDLYGITTGDSVRLGDTNLWVKVEKDLTTYGEESVFGGGKTLREGMGMNSTMKLDDKLGNAEVMDLVITNALIVDYTGIYKADIGIKNGKIAAIGKSGNPHLTDNVDMIVGISTEISAGEGKIYTAGGLDTHVHWLEPEIVPVALDGGITTVIAGGTGMNDGTKATTVSPGKFWVKSALQAADGLSINAGFLAKGQGMEDPIFEQIAAGACGLKIHEDWGATGNAIDLALTVADKTDVAVAIHTDTLNEAGFVEHTIAAMKGRTIHAYHTEGAGGGHAPDILETVKYAHILPASTNPTIPYTVNTIAEHLDMLMVCHHLNPKVPEDVAFADSRIRSQTIAAEDLLHDMGAISIMSSDTLAMGRIGEVATRTWQMAHKMKAQFGSLKGDSEFSDNNRVKRYISKYTINPAIAHGVDSYIGSLEVGKLADIVAWEPKFFGAKPYYVVKMGVIARCVAGDPNASIPTCEPVIMRDQFGTYGRLLTNTSVSFVSKIGLENGIKEEYKLEKELLPVKNCRSVNKKSMKWNSATPNLEVDPQTFDAAVDFNDLENWLEQSASELAKKLKKTSSGKYILDAEPLTEAPLAQRYFLF from the coding sequence ATGTTTAAAATTTCAAGAAAAAATTATTCAGATTTATACGGTATTACAACTGGTGATAGCGTTAGATTAGGAGATACAAATCTTTGAGTTAAAGTTGAAAAAGACTTAACTACTTATGGTGAAGAATCTGTTTTTGGTGGTGGAAAAACCCTACGTGAAGGTATGGGAATGAATTCTACTATGAAGTTAGATGATAAATTAGGTAATGCTGAAGTAATGGATTTAGTTATTACAAATGCACTAATTGTTGATTATACAGGTATTTATAAAGCAGATATTGGTATTAAAAATGGAAAAATTGCTGCGATTGGTAAATCTGGAAATCCACATTTAACAGATAATGTTGATATGATTGTGGGTATCTCAACTGAAATTTCAGCTGGTGAGGGTAAAATTTATACAGCTGGTGGTTTAGATACTCACGTTCACTGACTAGAACCAGAAATAGTTCCTGTTGCATTAGATGGTGGTATTACAACTGTTATTGCTGGTGGTACAGGTATGAATGATGGTACAAAAGCCACAACTGTTTCACCTGGTAAATTTTGAGTTAAATCAGCTTTACAAGCAGCTGATGGATTATCAATTAATGCCGGTTTTTTAGCTAAAGGTCAAGGTATGGAAGATCCAATTTTTGAGCAAATTGCTGCTGGAGCTTGTGGACTTAAAATCCATGAAGACTGAGGGGCAACAGGAAATGCGATTGATTTAGCATTAACAGTTGCTGATAAAACTGATGTAGCTGTTGCTATTCATACAGATACATTAAATGAAGCTGGATTTGTAGAACATACAATTGCAGCTATGAAAGGGCGAACAATTCATGCTTATCATACAGAAGGTGCTGGTGGAGGGCATGCTCCAGATATTCTAGAAACTGTTAAATATGCCCATATTTTACCAGCTTCTACAAACCCAACAATTCCTTATACAGTAAATACAATTGCTGAACATTTAGATATGTTAATGGTATGTCACCACTTAAATCCTAAGGTTCCAGAAGATGTTGCTTTTGCTGATTCACGTATTCGTAGCCAAACAATTGCAGCTGAAGACTTATTGCACGATATGGGTGCAATTTCAATTATGTCATCAGATACATTAGCTATGGGACGTATTGGCGAAGTTGCAACTCGTACATGACAAATGGCTCACAAAATGAAAGCACAATTTGGATCATTAAAAGGTGATAGTGAATTCAGTGATAACAATCGTGTAAAACGTTATATTTCTAAATATACAATTAACCCAGCTATTGCACATGGTGTTGATTCTTATATTGGTTCACTAGAAGTTGGTAAATTAGCTGATATTGTTGCTTGAGAACCTAAATTCTTTGGTGCAAAACCTTATTATGTTGTAAAAATGGGTGTAATCGCTCGTTGTGTAGCAGGTGATCCAAATGCTTCAATTCCAACATGCGAACCTGTAATTATGCGTGACCAATTTGGAACTTATGGACGTTTGTTAACTAATACATCAGTAAGTTTTGTTTCAAAAATTGGGTTAGAAAATGGCATTAAAGAGGAATATAAATTAGAAAAAGAATTATTACCAGTTAAAAATTGCCGTTCAGTAAATAAAAAGAGTATGAAATGAAACTCTGCGACTCCAAATTTAGAAGTTGATCCGCAAACTTTTGATGCTGCTGTTGATTTTAATGATTTAGAAAATTGACTAGAACAATCAGCTT